The Puntigrus tetrazona isolate hp1 chromosome 23, ASM1883169v1, whole genome shotgun sequence genome has a segment encoding these proteins:
- the eif4g3b gene encoding eukaryotic translation initiation factor 4 gamma 3 isoform X6, whose product MSLPPKAVQKPAAAAAAGTGPGTGQSRATLTPVPLPPGTPVAQQPQTQVFLNIPSRLPRGPLDERICAVYSVQRPPGPPYTAHEINKGHPNLAATPPGHASSPGLSQVSVPTVSTPHLYGHPKGWDTGGGSLYTTGQNAGTTPLVFSQPTQQMNAQPQSRPFAPGPRPTHHQGGFRPIQFFQRTQMQTARPTIPSNNPPIRPTSQTPAAAVYPPNQPIMMTMAPMPFPSPQTAQYYIQQYRHSAPPYVGPPQQYPVQPAGPSTFYAGPSPGDFPAPYAAGPPYYPGQPMYTPSPSIIVPTPQQPPPAKREKKTIRIRDPNQGGKDVTDEILSGVAGSRNPTPPVGRPSSTPTPPQLNSQVADHGHGMYNMDSTPLLSSSIDLKADDKPKLEFASQRSASPGLRQPETPLERRDPSSPVQAPSPPQKTELPPSGPETASSVATSSTPSVPASTVESADTPSPSAEPAPTKAITPEPESSEPEKSSSEQPSPQSLSTSPAQPEKAINGLTDTDAAPSSEDLESQPREVSPLLPTSSVPQCPSPEPRPITPALEAESVTGKADNPSSPAEDSTGCPVTPSLSSSTTAAISTTPAPPPGLTHPSQVSAGSAKSPSTGAELKETGKETEALPDKRGEPFLQSRKSSSQTTSSAPKTWKKPKEDIPVGQDQCPDKEEDMDESSMEPAAKSPSPPPVEVERRPSAGAVLEENGEQEAEPLRNGAEHASETESSDSTHPPAVKEPLIKALPQPAEKNGKKQYDRDFLLGFQFMPACVQKPEGLPPISDVVLDKINQNKLPMRPVDPRVISRGPDFTPAFADFGRQITGGRGAPLLNVGLRRPPGRKIITNVSVNDEVQLRTTENAWKPGLKRENVIDDSETQKTQELFRKVRSILNKLTPQMFNQLMKQVTDLTIDTEERLKGVIDLVFEKAIDEPSFSVAYGNMCSCLATLKVPMTDKPSSTVNFRKLLLNRCQKEFEKDKVDDDAFEKKHRELEAATSASERERLQEELEEAKDKARRRSIGNIKFIGELFKLRMLTEAIMHDCVVKLLKNHDEESLECLCRLLTTIGKDLDFEKAKPRMDQYFNQMEKIVKERKTSSRIRFMLQDVIDLRLHNWVSRRADLGPKTIEQIHKEAKLEEQEEQRKVHQQLLSKDNKRRPVVQREETWSTVPMTKNSRTIDPAKIPKISKPTIDEKIQLGPRAQVNWMKGSSGGAGAKASESDVSRPSASLNRYSPLQPSVSPASSLPSTSPDFDARRVLSSRGSSGRERNDKPLSAGPARTGPISLSSSNKEAPEESAQEVSRRDSNASDTPKLPASTADKSRLERSQSRESAVKLEVLSGPSPDKPTLTEEDMERRSKSIIDEFLHINDYKEAVQCVEELEQPAMLYVFVRVGVESTLERSQITRDHMGHLLYQLLQAGILHKLQFFKGFSETLELADDMAIDIPHIWLYLAELVTPVLREGGISMRELFSEFSKPLLPVGRAGILFSEILHLLCKQMSHRKVGSLWRDSGLSWTDFIPETEDVNSFITEHKLDFTLSDGSDPTEAVSKRTLSPEELNKQLEKLLLEDMAGDERIFDWVEANLDESEMSSPPFLRALMTAVCKAAVKTEGSSYKVDLSIIQRRLPVLHKYLNSDTERQLQALYALQALIVKLDQPANLLRMFFDCLYDEDVISEDAFYKWEVSKDPAEQQGKGVALKSVTAFFTWLREAEEESEDN is encoded by the exons GTACAGAGACCCCCTGGCCCCCCATATACAGCACATGAAATCAACAAGGGACACCCTAACCTAGCGGCCACCCCGCCAGGTCACGCCTCCTCCCCTGGACTCTCTCAGGTATCAGTTCCAACAGTATCCACTCCGCATCTGTATGGTCACCCTAAAGGCTGGGATACAGGAGGAGGG TCTCTGTACACAACGGGGCAGAATGCCGGCACAACCCCTCTGGTCTTCTCTCAGCCAACCCAGCAAATGAACGCACAGCCTCAGAGCCGCCCG TTTGCCCCTGGGCCTCGTCCTACCCATCACCAG GGAGGATTCAGACCCATTCAG TTTTTTCAGAGGACGCAGATGCAAACGGCGCGGCCCACCATTCCAAGCAACAACCCTCCCATTCGGCCCACGTCTCAGACCCCCGCAGCAGCGGTCTACCCCCCTAATCAGCCCATCATGATGACCATGGCTCCCATGCCCTTTCCTTCCCCACAGACAGCGCAGTACTACATCCAGCAG tacCGTCACAGTGCTCCTCCATATGTGGGGCCTCCTCAACAGTACCCAGTACAGCCCGCTGGACCCAGTACCTTCTATGCTGGACCCAGTCCAGGGGACTTTCCTGCACCTTATG CAGCAGGACCTCCCTACTATCCCGGGCAGCCCATGTACACACCATCTCCATCCATTATAGTGCCTACACCACAACAACCTCCACCTGCTAAGAGGGAAAAGAAAACA ATCCGCATCCGAGACCCCAACCAGGGTGGCAAGGATGTGACAGACGAGATATTATCAGGGGTGGCCGGAAGTCGGAACCCAACCCCACCTGTGGGACGGCCCTCCTCCACTCCTACACCTCCACAG CTGAACAGCCAGGTAGCGGATCACGGCCACGGCATGTATAACATGGACAGCACCCCGCTCCTTTCTTCATCCATCGACTTGAAAGCAG ATGACAAGCCAAAACTAGAGTTTGCCTCGCAAAGATCTGCATCCCCTGGATTGCGGCAGCCAGAGACTCCACTGGAGAGAAGAGATCCCAGTAGCCCAGTCCAGGCGCCCTCTCCCCCACAGAAAACTGAGCTTCCCCCCTCCGGCCCAGAGACGGCCTCAAGTGTAGCTACATCCTCGACTCCTTCCGTACCTGCCTCAACAGTGGAGTCAGCTGACACCCCGAGCCCATCAGCTGAGCCCGCCCCCACTAAAGCTATCACACCCGAACCTGAAAGCTCAGAGCCGGAGAAATCCTCCTCAGAGCAGCCCTCACCTCAGAGCCTGTCTACGTCCCCTGCCCAGCCTGAAAAGGCCATCAATGGGCTGACGGACACCGATGCTGCTCCCTCGAGTGAAGACTTGGAATCCCAACCCAGGGAAGTCTCTCCATTGCTGCCTACTTCCAGCGTGCCCCAGTGCCCCAGCCCGGAGCCCAGGCCCATCACACCGGCGCTGGAGGCCGAGTCTGTGACGGGAAAGGCGGATAACCCCTCGTCCCCTGCTGAGGACAGCACTGGATGCCCCGTCACTCCGTCCCTCTCCTCCTCCACTACTGCTGCTATCTCCACCACACCTGCTCCTCCTCCAGGCCTCACGCACCCAAGTCAGGTTTCTGCAGGGTCAGCCAAGAGCCCGTCTACAGGAGCAGAGCTCAAGGAAACAGGGAAGGAGACCGAGGCCTTGCCGGACAAGAGAGGCGAGCCCTTCTTGCAGTCCAGAAAAAGCTCAAGTCAAA CTACATCTAGTGCACCAAAGACCTGGAAGAAGCCAAAAGAGGACATACCTGTAGGGCAAGATCAGTGTCCAGACAAAGAg GAGGACATGGATGAGTCCTCCATGGAACCTGCTGCAAAGAGTCCCAGTCCTCCTCCTGTGGAGGTGGAGAGGAGGCCGTCAGCAGGAGCTGTGCTTGAGGAGAACGGAGAACAGGAAGCAGAGCCTCTGAGAAACGGGGCTGAACACGCCTCTGAAACCGAAAGCAGTGACAGCACACACCCGCCTGCAGTCAAAGAGCCGCTGATCAAAGCACTGCCAC AGCCTGCGGAGAAGAATGGAAAGAAGCAGTATGACAGAGACTTCCTGTTGGGCTTCCAATTTATGCCTGCATGTGTGCAGAAACCAGAGGGGCTTCCTCCCATTTCTGATGTTGTTCTGGATAAG ATTAACCAAAATAAGCTGCCCATGCGGCCAGTAGACCCACGTGTGATTTCCAGAGGCCCGGACTTCACGCCAGCGTTTGCTGATTTTGGCAGACAGATTACAGGAGGCAGGGGAGCACCG CTGCTGAATGTTGGCTTGCGTCGCCCACCTGGACGCAAGATCATCACAAACGTGTCAGTGAATGATGAGGTGCAGCTGAGGACGACAGAGAATGCCTGGAAACCTGGCTTGAAGCGGGAAAACGTCATTGACGATTCGGAGACCCAGAAAACTCAG GAGCTTTTCCGAAAAGTGCGTAGTATTCTCAACAAATTGACGCCCCAGATGTTCAACCAGCTGATGAAGCAGGTGACCGACCTCACCATCGACACGGAGGAGCGGCTCAAAGGCGTCATAGACCTGGTTTTTGAGAAAGCCATTGATGAACCCAGCTTCTCTGTGGCCTATGGCAATATGTGCAGCTGTCTGGCCACG TTAAAAGTGCCCATGACGGATAAGCCCAGCAGCACTGTGAATTTCCGGAAGCTTCTTCTGAATCGCTGTCAGAAGGAGTTTGAAAAGGACAAAGTGGATGACGATGCCTTTGAGAAGAAACACAGGGAGCTGGAAGCTGCTACCTCA GCTAGCGAGCGGGAACGGCTTCAGGAGGAGCTGGAAGAGGCGAAAGATAAGGCCAGAAGACGCTCCATTGGAAACATCAAGTTCATCGGTGAGCTCTTCAAGCTGCGGATGCTGACAGAGGCCATCATGCACGACTGTGTGGTGAAGTTGCTGAAAAACCACGACGAGGAATCACTGGAGTGCCTGTGCAGGCTGCTCACGACTATTGGCAAGGACCTGGACTTTGAGAAAGCTAAG CCACGAATGGATCAGTACTTTAACCAGATGGAGAAAATAGTAAAGGAGAGGAAAACTTCATCTCGCATTCGGTTCATGCTTCAGGATGTTATTGACCTGAGATTG CACAATTGGGTGTCTCGGAGAGCTGACCTTGGCCCAAAGACCATTGAGCAGATCCATAAAGAAGCAAAGttggaggagcaggaggaacAGAGGAAGGTCCACCAGCAACTGCTGTCCAAGGACAATAAGAGGAGACCAG TGGTGCAGAGAGAGGAGACCTGGAGCACTGTGCCTATGACTAAGAACAGCAGAACAATAGACCCCGCTAAGATTCCCAAGATCTCTAAG ccaacGATAGATGAGAAGATTCAGCTGGGACCAAGAGCTCAGGTGAACTGGATGAAGGGCAGCAGTGGAGGGGCTGGAGCCAAGGCCAGTGAGTCAG ATGTCTCTCGTCCCAGTGCCAGTTTAAATCGTTACTCACCCCTGCAACCCTCAGTGTCCCCAGCCTCCTCTTTACCCTCTACATCCCCAGATTTTGATGCCAGGAGAGTTCTCAGCAG TCGAGGAAGCTCAGGACGAGAACGTAATGACAAGCCTTTGAGTGCGGGTCCCGCTCGGACAGGGCCCATCTCATTGAGTAGCAGCAATAAGGAGGCTCCTGAGGAGTCGGCCCAGGAAGTGTCCCGCAGAGACTCGAATGCCTCAGACACACCCAAGCTGCCCGCCAGCACTGCAGACAAAAGCAGACTGGAGCGTAGCCAATCCAGGGAGTCTG CTGTTAAACTTGAAGTACTGTCAGGACCCTCTCCAGATAAGCCTACATTAACAGAAGAGGACATGGAGAGGAGGTCCAAGTCCATTATTGATGAGTTTTTGCACATTAATGATTACAAG GAGGCAGTGCAGTGTGTGGAGGAACTAGAGCAACCCGCCATGCTCTATGTGTTTGTGCGGGTGGGCGTTGAGTCCACTCTGGAGAGGAGTCAGATCACGCGAGACCATATGGGTCATCTGCTCTACCAGCTCCTTCAGGCTGGAATCCTCCACAAACTTCAGTTCTTTAAAGG GTTCTCTGAAACTCTTGAATTAGCAGATGATATGGCCATTGATATTCCCCATATATGGCTGTACCTTGCGGAGCTGGTGACCCCTGTGCTTCGAGAGGGGGGAATCTCTATGAGAGAATTATTTAG TGAATTTAGCAAACCATTACTCCCTGTGGGAAGAGCTGGGATATTATTTTCCGAAATATTGCACCTTCTATGCAAACAAATG AGCCATAGGAAAGTGGGATCATTATGGAGGGACTCTGGGTTGAGCTGGACAGATTTTATACCTGAAACGGAGGATGTGAACAGCTTCATCACAGAACAT AAACTAGACTTTACACTTTCTGACGGCTCAGACCCGACCGAGGCTGTCTCTAAGAGAACACTCTCGCCTGAGGAACTGAACAAGCAACTTGAAAAACTACTACTGGAGGACATGGCTGGTGATGAACGAATCTTCGACTGGGTTGAG GCCAATCTAGATGAATCAGAAATGAGTTCACCTCCTTTCCTCAGAGCTTTAATGACTGCTGTGTGCAAGGCAGCAGTGAAAA CTGAGGGCTCCTCGTACAAAGTGGACCTGTCCATAATCCAGAGGAGATTGCCTGTATTACACAAGTACCTTAActcagacacagagagacagttGCAAGCACTTTACGCACTTCAAGCATTGATAGTAAAACTGGACCAGCCTGCTA ATTTGCTACGGATGTTCTTCGACTGTTTGTATGATGAGGATGTGATATCTGAAGACGCTTTCTATAAATGGGAGGTCAGTAAAGACCCCGCTGAACAGCAAGGCAAAGGTGTGGCCCTGAAGTCAGTCACTGCCTTCTTCACGTGGCTGCGCGAGGCAGAGGAGGAGTCGGAGGACAATTGA
- the eif4g3b gene encoding eukaryotic translation initiation factor 4 gamma 3 isoform X5, protein MSLPPKAVQKPAAAAAAGTGPGTGQSRATLTPVPLPPGTPVAQQPQTQVFLNIPSRLPRGPLDERICAVYSVQRPPGPPYTAHEINKGHPNLAATPPGHASSPGLSQVSVPTVSTPHLYGHPKGWDTGGGSLYTTGQNAGTTPLVFSQPTQQMNAQPQSRPFAPGPRPTHHQGGFRPIQFFQRTQMQTARPTIPSNNPPIRPTSQTPAAAVYPPNQPIMMTMAPMPFPSPQTAQYYIQQYRHSAPPYVGPPQQYPVQPAGPSTFYAGPSPGDFPAPYAAGPPYYPGQPMYTPSPSIIVPTPQQPPPAKREKKTIRIRDPNQGGKDVTDEILSGVAGSRNPTPPVGRPSSTPTPPQQLNSQVADHGHGMYNMDSTPLLSSSIDLKADDKPKLEFASQRSASPGLRQPETPLERRDPSSPVQAPSPPQKTELPPSGPETASSVATSSTPSVPASTVESADTPSPSAEPAPTKAITPEPESSEPEKSSSEQPSPQSLSTSPAQPEKAINGLTDTDAAPSSEDLESQPREVSPLLPTSSVPQCPSPEPRPITPALEAESVTGKADNPSSPAEDSTGCPVTPSLSSSTTAAISTTPAPPPGLTHPSQVSAGSAKSPSTGAELKETGKETEALPDKRGEPFLQSRKSSSQTTSSAPKTWKKPKEDIPVGQDQCPDKEEDMDESSMEPAAKSPSPPPVEVERRPSAGAVLEENGEQEAEPLRNGAEHASETESSDSTHPPAVKEPLIKALPQPAEKNGKKQYDRDFLLGFQFMPACVQKPEGLPPISDVVLDKINQNKLPMRPVDPRVISRGPDFTPAFADFGRQITGGRGAPLLNVGLRRPPGRKIITNVSVNDEVQLRTTENAWKPGLKRENVIDDSETQKTQELFRKVRSILNKLTPQMFNQLMKQVTDLTIDTEERLKGVIDLVFEKAIDEPSFSVAYGNMCSCLATLKVPMTDKPSSTVNFRKLLLNRCQKEFEKDKVDDDAFEKKHRELEAATSASERERLQEELEEAKDKARRRSIGNIKFIGELFKLRMLTEAIMHDCVVKLLKNHDEESLECLCRLLTTIGKDLDFEKAKPRMDQYFNQMEKIVKERKTSSRIRFMLQDVIDLRLHNWVSRRADLGPKTIEQIHKEAKLEEQEEQRKVHQQLLSKDNKRRPVVQREETWSTVPMTKNSRTIDPAKIPKISKPTIDEKIQLGPRAQVNWMKGSSGGAGAKASESDVSRPSASLNRYSPLQPSVSPASSLPSTSPDFDARRVLSSRGSSGRERNDKPLSAGPARTGPISLSSSNKEAPEESAQEVSRRDSNASDTPKLPASTADKSRLERSQSRESAVKLEVLSGPSPDKPTLTEEDMERRSKSIIDEFLHINDYKEAVQCVEELEQPAMLYVFVRVGVESTLERSQITRDHMGHLLYQLLQAGILHKLQFFKGFSETLELADDMAIDIPHIWLYLAELVTPVLREGGISMRELFSEFSKPLLPVGRAGILFSEILHLLCKQMSHRKVGSLWRDSGLSWTDFIPETEDVNSFITEHKLDFTLSDGSDPTEAVSKRTLSPEELNKQLEKLLLEDMAGDERIFDWVEANLDESEMSSPPFLRALMTAVCKAAVKTEGSSYKVDLSIIQRRLPVLHKYLNSDTERQLQALYALQALIVKLDQPANLLRMFFDCLYDEDVISEDAFYKWEVSKDPAEQQGKGVALKSVTAFFTWLREAEEESEDN, encoded by the exons GTACAGAGACCCCCTGGCCCCCCATATACAGCACATGAAATCAACAAGGGACACCCTAACCTAGCGGCCACCCCGCCAGGTCACGCCTCCTCCCCTGGACTCTCTCAGGTATCAGTTCCAACAGTATCCACTCCGCATCTGTATGGTCACCCTAAAGGCTGGGATACAGGAGGAGGG TCTCTGTACACAACGGGGCAGAATGCCGGCACAACCCCTCTGGTCTTCTCTCAGCCAACCCAGCAAATGAACGCACAGCCTCAGAGCCGCCCG TTTGCCCCTGGGCCTCGTCCTACCCATCACCAG GGAGGATTCAGACCCATTCAG TTTTTTCAGAGGACGCAGATGCAAACGGCGCGGCCCACCATTCCAAGCAACAACCCTCCCATTCGGCCCACGTCTCAGACCCCCGCAGCAGCGGTCTACCCCCCTAATCAGCCCATCATGATGACCATGGCTCCCATGCCCTTTCCTTCCCCACAGACAGCGCAGTACTACATCCAGCAG tacCGTCACAGTGCTCCTCCATATGTGGGGCCTCCTCAACAGTACCCAGTACAGCCCGCTGGACCCAGTACCTTCTATGCTGGACCCAGTCCAGGGGACTTTCCTGCACCTTATG CAGCAGGACCTCCCTACTATCCCGGGCAGCCCATGTACACACCATCTCCATCCATTATAGTGCCTACACCACAACAACCTCCACCTGCTAAGAGGGAAAAGAAAACA ATCCGCATCCGAGACCCCAACCAGGGTGGCAAGGATGTGACAGACGAGATATTATCAGGGGTGGCCGGAAGTCGGAACCCAACCCCACCTGTGGGACGGCCCTCCTCCACTCCTACACCTCCACAG CAGCTGAACAGCCAGGTAGCGGATCACGGCCACGGCATGTATAACATGGACAGCACCCCGCTCCTTTCTTCATCCATCGACTTGAAAGCAG ATGACAAGCCAAAACTAGAGTTTGCCTCGCAAAGATCTGCATCCCCTGGATTGCGGCAGCCAGAGACTCCACTGGAGAGAAGAGATCCCAGTAGCCCAGTCCAGGCGCCCTCTCCCCCACAGAAAACTGAGCTTCCCCCCTCCGGCCCAGAGACGGCCTCAAGTGTAGCTACATCCTCGACTCCTTCCGTACCTGCCTCAACAGTGGAGTCAGCTGACACCCCGAGCCCATCAGCTGAGCCCGCCCCCACTAAAGCTATCACACCCGAACCTGAAAGCTCAGAGCCGGAGAAATCCTCCTCAGAGCAGCCCTCACCTCAGAGCCTGTCTACGTCCCCTGCCCAGCCTGAAAAGGCCATCAATGGGCTGACGGACACCGATGCTGCTCCCTCGAGTGAAGACTTGGAATCCCAACCCAGGGAAGTCTCTCCATTGCTGCCTACTTCCAGCGTGCCCCAGTGCCCCAGCCCGGAGCCCAGGCCCATCACACCGGCGCTGGAGGCCGAGTCTGTGACGGGAAAGGCGGATAACCCCTCGTCCCCTGCTGAGGACAGCACTGGATGCCCCGTCACTCCGTCCCTCTCCTCCTCCACTACTGCTGCTATCTCCACCACACCTGCTCCTCCTCCAGGCCTCACGCACCCAAGTCAGGTTTCTGCAGGGTCAGCCAAGAGCCCGTCTACAGGAGCAGAGCTCAAGGAAACAGGGAAGGAGACCGAGGCCTTGCCGGACAAGAGAGGCGAGCCCTTCTTGCAGTCCAGAAAAAGCTCAAGTCAAA CTACATCTAGTGCACCAAAGACCTGGAAGAAGCCAAAAGAGGACATACCTGTAGGGCAAGATCAGTGTCCAGACAAAGAg GAGGACATGGATGAGTCCTCCATGGAACCTGCTGCAAAGAGTCCCAGTCCTCCTCCTGTGGAGGTGGAGAGGAGGCCGTCAGCAGGAGCTGTGCTTGAGGAGAACGGAGAACAGGAAGCAGAGCCTCTGAGAAACGGGGCTGAACACGCCTCTGAAACCGAAAGCAGTGACAGCACACACCCGCCTGCAGTCAAAGAGCCGCTGATCAAAGCACTGCCAC AGCCTGCGGAGAAGAATGGAAAGAAGCAGTATGACAGAGACTTCCTGTTGGGCTTCCAATTTATGCCTGCATGTGTGCAGAAACCAGAGGGGCTTCCTCCCATTTCTGATGTTGTTCTGGATAAG ATTAACCAAAATAAGCTGCCCATGCGGCCAGTAGACCCACGTGTGATTTCCAGAGGCCCGGACTTCACGCCAGCGTTTGCTGATTTTGGCAGACAGATTACAGGAGGCAGGGGAGCACCG CTGCTGAATGTTGGCTTGCGTCGCCCACCTGGACGCAAGATCATCACAAACGTGTCAGTGAATGATGAGGTGCAGCTGAGGACGACAGAGAATGCCTGGAAACCTGGCTTGAAGCGGGAAAACGTCATTGACGATTCGGAGACCCAGAAAACTCAG GAGCTTTTCCGAAAAGTGCGTAGTATTCTCAACAAATTGACGCCCCAGATGTTCAACCAGCTGATGAAGCAGGTGACCGACCTCACCATCGACACGGAGGAGCGGCTCAAAGGCGTCATAGACCTGGTTTTTGAGAAAGCCATTGATGAACCCAGCTTCTCTGTGGCCTATGGCAATATGTGCAGCTGTCTGGCCACG TTAAAAGTGCCCATGACGGATAAGCCCAGCAGCACTGTGAATTTCCGGAAGCTTCTTCTGAATCGCTGTCAGAAGGAGTTTGAAAAGGACAAAGTGGATGACGATGCCTTTGAGAAGAAACACAGGGAGCTGGAAGCTGCTACCTCA GCTAGCGAGCGGGAACGGCTTCAGGAGGAGCTGGAAGAGGCGAAAGATAAGGCCAGAAGACGCTCCATTGGAAACATCAAGTTCATCGGTGAGCTCTTCAAGCTGCGGATGCTGACAGAGGCCATCATGCACGACTGTGTGGTGAAGTTGCTGAAAAACCACGACGAGGAATCACTGGAGTGCCTGTGCAGGCTGCTCACGACTATTGGCAAGGACCTGGACTTTGAGAAAGCTAAG CCACGAATGGATCAGTACTTTAACCAGATGGAGAAAATAGTAAAGGAGAGGAAAACTTCATCTCGCATTCGGTTCATGCTTCAGGATGTTATTGACCTGAGATTG CACAATTGGGTGTCTCGGAGAGCTGACCTTGGCCCAAAGACCATTGAGCAGATCCATAAAGAAGCAAAGttggaggagcaggaggaacAGAGGAAGGTCCACCAGCAACTGCTGTCCAAGGACAATAAGAGGAGACCAG TGGTGCAGAGAGAGGAGACCTGGAGCACTGTGCCTATGACTAAGAACAGCAGAACAATAGACCCCGCTAAGATTCCCAAGATCTCTAAG ccaacGATAGATGAGAAGATTCAGCTGGGACCAAGAGCTCAGGTGAACTGGATGAAGGGCAGCAGTGGAGGGGCTGGAGCCAAGGCCAGTGAGTCAG ATGTCTCTCGTCCCAGTGCCAGTTTAAATCGTTACTCACCCCTGCAACCCTCAGTGTCCCCAGCCTCCTCTTTACCCTCTACATCCCCAGATTTTGATGCCAGGAGAGTTCTCAGCAG TCGAGGAAGCTCAGGACGAGAACGTAATGACAAGCCTTTGAGTGCGGGTCCCGCTCGGACAGGGCCCATCTCATTGAGTAGCAGCAATAAGGAGGCTCCTGAGGAGTCGGCCCAGGAAGTGTCCCGCAGAGACTCGAATGCCTCAGACACACCCAAGCTGCCCGCCAGCACTGCAGACAAAAGCAGACTGGAGCGTAGCCAATCCAGGGAGTCTG CTGTTAAACTTGAAGTACTGTCAGGACCCTCTCCAGATAAGCCTACATTAACAGAAGAGGACATGGAGAGGAGGTCCAAGTCCATTATTGATGAGTTTTTGCACATTAATGATTACAAG GAGGCAGTGCAGTGTGTGGAGGAACTAGAGCAACCCGCCATGCTCTATGTGTTTGTGCGGGTGGGCGTTGAGTCCACTCTGGAGAGGAGTCAGATCACGCGAGACCATATGGGTCATCTGCTCTACCAGCTCCTTCAGGCTGGAATCCTCCACAAACTTCAGTTCTTTAAAGG GTTCTCTGAAACTCTTGAATTAGCAGATGATATGGCCATTGATATTCCCCATATATGGCTGTACCTTGCGGAGCTGGTGACCCCTGTGCTTCGAGAGGGGGGAATCTCTATGAGAGAATTATTTAG TGAATTTAGCAAACCATTACTCCCTGTGGGAAGAGCTGGGATATTATTTTCCGAAATATTGCACCTTCTATGCAAACAAATG AGCCATAGGAAAGTGGGATCATTATGGAGGGACTCTGGGTTGAGCTGGACAGATTTTATACCTGAAACGGAGGATGTGAACAGCTTCATCACAGAACAT AAACTAGACTTTACACTTTCTGACGGCTCAGACCCGACCGAGGCTGTCTCTAAGAGAACACTCTCGCCTGAGGAACTGAACAAGCAACTTGAAAAACTACTACTGGAGGACATGGCTGGTGATGAACGAATCTTCGACTGGGTTGAG GCCAATCTAGATGAATCAGAAATGAGTTCACCTCCTTTCCTCAGAGCTTTAATGACTGCTGTGTGCAAGGCAGCAGTGAAAA CTGAGGGCTCCTCGTACAAAGTGGACCTGTCCATAATCCAGAGGAGATTGCCTGTATTACACAAGTACCTTAActcagacacagagagacagttGCAAGCACTTTACGCACTTCAAGCATTGATAGTAAAACTGGACCAGCCTGCTA ATTTGCTACGGATGTTCTTCGACTGTTTGTATGATGAGGATGTGATATCTGAAGACGCTTTCTATAAATGGGAGGTCAGTAAAGACCCCGCTGAACAGCAAGGCAAAGGTGTGGCCCTGAAGTCAGTCACTGCCTTCTTCACGTGGCTGCGCGAGGCAGAGGAGGAGTCGGAGGACAATTGA